The following proteins are encoded in a genomic region of Alistipes shahii WAL 8301:
- a CDS encoding UvrD-helicase domain-containing protein, whose protein sequence is MRNIHYISAGAGSGKTHTLTEILADHIASGFCRPGEVLLTTFTEAAASEFREKTRRKLLEKGLVDAAFEMAGARIGTIHSVAKSLIDRYWYRLGLAPSVTVLDDEGRTRHINESLAALATDDDLRAFRRLQRCFGFTRQEGLYQVSNPDFWKQHLERILAWMDNYEVSLEESLDYCRRQFDAFFLMHPGDTSLEAQLEQVKSYLQAVSNSGETSPTTRNNIAPLLALSVEEESYVFTVKALSTVGNLPKKLQNKPFAPGYVQVCETLEKSLRHVSHGRLLKDYVERIFRLAADWRRDYADYKRRNRLIDFNDMERYSVQLLDLEEVARDIRKSTRLVLVDEFQDCSPIEIRLFDRLSEIVEESVWVGDTKQSIYGFRGSNAEMIETVTQQFSEDAAQPNAAGCFRTSLPKSYRSREKLVRAANAVFTPIFGPAAALEPHHGEEGVESVPPLELWQVGGDFFEGVADGVEALIRLGVAPGDIAILARRNDQVDALAGSLRNRGIPVATAETAIGDYLEVQLLVALLNYAVLHDDFSKAAILALLADCPVDELLERRLDYLADPGDSRWLEEDDLFRKIDRVIDRNRQQSISGFVESLIVELDFENRINRWSGPEAARRRAHLDSVLALAADYETQAAQTGGASLGGFARCLEQGQMTERPFEKDPWAVSVLSYHKSKGLEWKHVILTGLERDYRKRLFAQDLFEVQLHRAADSDGGDARRLISLFPNLFGASSVPRCLEDQLRELLHYEAADRRVGREEARLLYVGFTRARDQLIAVQPLKSARNGTTTPQSLEWLIQVGAATNERMWHAWNEPIPIRPFVGAAASRTAVEPPTAERYLRPEPPVQTPELRYLQPSQLAADPNRKPEVTLVADRGARIELRAGAETPMAEIGTTLHNILALCSPGSENVTGRARQILGRHGMETVVPHPEQIGAMAEWLFGWLEREYGPARKIWHERPIRMWCNGQELNGSIDLVWETDHGCVVVDFKSFPGTREAVTNPSGEHFAGRYAPQLTAYRRVLEAAGEQVRDTLVCYVVQGCLVRV, encoded by the coding sequence ATGAGAAACATCCATTATATCAGTGCCGGAGCCGGCTCGGGCAAGACCCATACGCTGACCGAGATCCTGGCGGACCATATTGCCTCGGGATTCTGCCGTCCGGGCGAGGTGTTGCTGACGACTTTTACAGAGGCCGCCGCCTCCGAGTTCCGGGAGAAGACCCGGCGCAAACTGCTTGAAAAGGGACTTGTGGATGCGGCGTTTGAGATGGCCGGAGCACGGATCGGAACGATCCACTCGGTGGCCAAATCACTGATCGACCGCTACTGGTACCGGCTCGGTCTGGCTCCCTCCGTGACGGTTCTCGACGACGAGGGGCGCACCCGGCATATCAACGAATCGTTGGCCGCACTGGCTACGGACGACGATCTGAGGGCTTTTAGACGACTGCAGCGCTGCTTTGGCTTCACCCGGCAGGAGGGCTTGTATCAGGTTTCGAATCCCGATTTCTGGAAACAGCATCTGGAGCGGATTCTCGCGTGGATGGACAATTACGAGGTGTCGCTCGAAGAGAGCCTCGACTATTGTCGCCGGCAGTTCGACGCATTCTTCCTCATGCATCCGGGTGATACTTCGCTGGAGGCGCAGCTGGAGCAGGTGAAGTCCTATCTTCAGGCAGTCAGCAACTCCGGAGAAACTTCCCCAACCACGCGGAACAACATTGCGCCGCTTTTGGCCCTGTCGGTCGAAGAGGAGTCCTACGTGTTCACGGTCAAGGCTCTGTCCACCGTTGGTAACCTGCCCAAGAAGTTGCAGAACAAGCCTTTTGCACCCGGATATGTGCAGGTCTGCGAGACCCTGGAGAAGAGCCTGCGGCACGTCTCCCATGGCCGCCTGTTGAAGGATTACGTGGAGCGTATTTTCCGGCTGGCCGCGGACTGGCGCCGCGACTATGCCGACTACAAACGGCGCAACCGTCTGATCGACTTCAACGATATGGAGCGTTACTCGGTGCAGCTGCTCGACCTGGAGGAGGTGGCCCGCGACATTCGCAAATCGACCCGGCTGGTGCTGGTCGACGAGTTTCAGGACTGCAGCCCGATCGAGATCCGCCTCTTCGACCGTTTGTCGGAGATCGTCGAAGAGTCGGTCTGGGTCGGCGATACGAAGCAGTCGATCTACGGCTTCCGCGGAAGCAATGCCGAAATGATTGAGACTGTCACGCAGCAGTTCTCCGAGGATGCTGCGCAGCCGAATGCTGCGGGGTGTTTCCGCACCAGCCTCCCGAAGAGTTATCGTTCGCGCGAAAAGCTGGTTCGGGCGGCCAATGCCGTCTTTACGCCGATTTTCGGCCCTGCGGCCGCTTTGGAACCCCATCACGGGGAGGAGGGCGTTGAGTCCGTTCCGCCGCTCGAACTCTGGCAGGTCGGGGGTGACTTCTTCGAGGGCGTGGCCGACGGAGTTGAGGCGCTGATTCGGCTGGGGGTGGCTCCGGGTGATATTGCGATCCTTGCCCGACGCAATGACCAGGTCGATGCGCTGGCCGGCTCGCTGCGCAACCGGGGAATCCCCGTGGCAACCGCCGAAACGGCCATCGGCGACTACCTCGAGGTGCAGCTGCTCGTGGCGTTGCTCAACTACGCGGTGTTGCACGATGATTTTTCGAAGGCTGCCATTCTTGCCCTGCTGGCCGACTGCCCGGTCGACGAGTTGCTCGAACGACGACTGGACTATCTGGCCGATCCGGGCGATAGCCGCTGGCTGGAGGAGGATGACCTCTTCCGGAAGATCGACCGGGTGATCGACCGCAACCGGCAGCAGTCGATCTCCGGCTTTGTCGAGAGCCTGATCGTGGAGCTCGATTTCGAGAACCGGATCAACCGCTGGAGCGGCCCCGAAGCGGCTCGGCGCCGTGCCCATCTGGATTCGGTGCTGGCCCTGGCCGCGGACTACGAAACACAGGCCGCACAGACCGGCGGGGCATCGCTGGGCGGCTTTGCCCGTTGCCTCGAACAGGGACAGATGACCGAGCGGCCTTTCGAGAAGGATCCCTGGGCCGTCAGCGTGCTGAGCTACCACAAATCCAAGGGGCTCGAGTGGAAGCACGTCATCCTGACCGGTCTGGAGCGGGATTATCGCAAAAGGCTTTTTGCGCAGGATCTGTTCGAGGTGCAGCTCCACCGCGCGGCCGATTCGGACGGCGGGGATGCCCGTCGGCTCATTTCGCTCTTTCCGAACCTCTTCGGAGCGTCGAGCGTGCCCCGGTGCCTCGAAGATCAGCTGCGCGAACTGCTGCACTACGAAGCTGCCGATCGTCGGGTCGGTCGGGAAGAGGCCCGGCTGCTCTATGTCGGCTTCACCCGGGCCCGGGATCAGCTGATTGCCGTGCAGCCGTTGAAAAGCGCGAGAAACGGAACGACGACTCCCCAGTCGCTCGAGTGGCTGATTCAGGTGGGGGCCGCAACGAACGAGCGCATGTGGCACGCCTGGAATGAGCCGATTCCGATTCGGCCGTTTGTCGGCGCGGCGGCCTCCCGCACGGCGGTGGAACCTCCGACGGCTGAACGGTATCTTCGTCCGGAGCCGCCGGTCCAAACGCCGGAACTCCGGTATCTGCAGCCGAGCCAGCTCGCCGCCGATCCGAACCGGAAGCCCGAGGTCACGCTGGTTGCCGATCGCGGGGCCCGGATCGAACTGCGGGCCGGAGCCGAGACTCCGATGGCCGAGATCGGTACGACGCTTCACAACATCCTGGCGCTCTGCAGCCCCGGATCGGAGAACGTGACCGGGCGTGCCCGACAGATACTTGGCCGGCATGGCATGGAGACGGTCGTTCCCCATCCGGAGCAGATCGGGGCCATGGCTGAATGGTTGTTCGGATGGCTAGAGCGGGAGTATGGTCCGGCTCGCAAGATCTGGCATGAGCGACCGATCCGCATGTGGTGCAACGGGCAGGAGCTGAACGGCTCGATTGATCTGGTCTGGGAGACGGACCACGGATGTGTAGTAGTCGACTTCAAGAGTTTCCCGGGCACTCGGGAGGCGGTCACCAACCCTTCGGGCGAGCACTTCGCCGGGCGTTACGCACCGCAACTGACGGCCTATCGTCGGGTGCTGGAGGCTGCCGGAGAGCAGGTGCGGGATACGCTTGTCTGCTACGTCGTGCAGGGGTGTCTGGTGCGGGTGTGA